A portion of the Bdellovibrionales bacterium genome contains these proteins:
- the coaBC gene encoding bifunctional phosphopantothenoylcysteine decarboxylase/phosphopantothenate--cysteine ligase CoaBC, which produces MSNSNRKQKNILFQITGSVAAFKACSVISALVQKKYQVQVVTSASALKFVGPATLEGLTGRSVVHDTFEPGHMMNHINLARWADAFVLCPATASVINRLAHGLGDDLIGSIFLSQDFRKPYLVFPAMNSNMLEHPATRESISKLKAMGVRIFPTEKGILACGEVGFGKLMNPDLIVEEISRVAVSSTANLAFRKLNILVTAGGTTEPIDSVRFISNRSSGQTGCQIADALADLGHKIVLLRSKTGASAISNGDLVSHDFESCEDLRKLLIEHLRNNSFDAIIHSAAVSDFTVDTIVDQTGRFCHHNQKISSDGNISINLKKNPKLIRELRHWSVNKSILVIGFKLTSTHNIEDRLNSLKKLQQEASPDFVVLNDLSDISEKSHIFSIYKDETICKSGNTKSDLELAIIQLLSQTEVHGI; this is translated from the coding sequence ATGTCGAACTCAAATAGGAAGCAAAAAAATATTTTATTTCAAATCACCGGATCTGTGGCGGCCTTTAAGGCTTGTTCGGTTATTTCCGCTCTTGTTCAGAAGAAGTACCAAGTTCAGGTTGTAACGTCAGCCTCGGCCCTCAAATTCGTTGGACCAGCAACCCTCGAAGGCCTAACAGGCAGATCTGTTGTACACGATACTTTCGAGCCTGGCCACATGATGAATCACATCAACTTAGCCCGGTGGGCAGATGCTTTTGTGCTTTGTCCTGCGACAGCCAGTGTTATCAATCGGCTGGCCCACGGATTAGGAGACGATTTGATTGGTTCGATTTTTTTATCCCAAGATTTTCGAAAGCCTTATCTCGTTTTTCCGGCTATGAATTCGAATATGCTTGAACACCCCGCAACCAGGGAGTCCATATCTAAATTGAAGGCAATGGGTGTGAGGATTTTTCCAACTGAGAAAGGAATCCTCGCTTGCGGAGAAGTTGGATTTGGTAAGCTCATGAACCCAGACCTGATAGTCGAAGAAATTTCTCGTGTCGCAGTCAGCAGCACCGCCAACTTGGCATTCAGAAAATTGAATATTCTTGTTACCGCTGGGGGTACCACTGAACCCATTGACAGCGTAAGATTCATTAGCAATCGCAGTTCAGGGCAGACTGGTTGCCAGATTGCAGACGCCCTTGCAGATCTGGGACACAAGATTGTTCTTTTGCGATCCAAGACCGGAGCAAGTGCAATATCAAATGGAGATCTCGTTTCACATGATTTTGAAAGTTGTGAGGATCTCAGAAAACTCCTCATTGAACATTTAAGGAACAATTCCTTCGATGCTATTATTCACTCAGCCGCCGTCAGTGACTTTACTGTAGACACGATTGTGGATCAAACAGGTCGCTTTTGCCATCACAACCAGAAAATTTCCTCAGACGGTAACATCTCGATCAATCTCAAGAAAAATCCAAAGCTTATTCGCGAGCTTCGACATTGGTCAGTTAACAAAAGTATATTGGTGATTGGCTTTAAACTCACTTCTACTCACAACATCGAAGATCGGTTGAATTCCCTAAAAAAGCTCCAGCAGGAAGCCTCGCCCGATTTTGTTGTGTTAAACGACCTTTCAGATATTTCTGAGAAGTCACACATATTTTCCATTTATAAAGATGAAACGATCTGTAAGAGCGGCAATACAAAGTCAGATCTGGAACTGGCTATTATCCAGCTCCTATCACAAACCGAGGTACATGGCATATGA
- a CDS encoding type III pantothenate kinase, translating into MIMCLDVGNSQMFGGVFKDQKLLFQFRRNSRGGASSDEYGLFLRSVLRENGIDPNSIERIAICTVVPEILHSLKNCCLKYFTRSPFILQAGVKTGLKINYRNPGEVGADRIANAIAAYHLYPNQDLIIIDFGTATTFCAVSSSRQYLGGVILAGLRISMEAMESRTSKLPSVEILRPGDALGRSTVESIQSGLYFGTLGAVREIVHRLQREAFSGGKAQVIGTGGLSSLFENEDIFDLTVPDLVLVGLRFAIDMNT; encoded by the coding sequence ATGATTATGTGTTTAGACGTTGGTAATAGCCAAATGTTTGGTGGCGTATTTAAGGACCAAAAGTTGCTTTTCCAATTTCGTCGAAACTCAAGAGGTGGCGCTTCTTCGGATGAATATGGTCTCTTCCTGAGGAGCGTTTTGAGAGAAAATGGTATTGATCCAAATTCCATTGAGAGAATAGCAATATGCACCGTTGTTCCAGAGATTCTTCATTCTTTAAAAAATTGCTGCTTGAAATATTTTACTCGCTCTCCGTTCATCCTTCAGGCGGGAGTTAAGACTGGTCTCAAAATCAATTATCGAAATCCGGGAGAGGTCGGCGCTGATCGAATCGCAAATGCAATCGCAGCCTATCATCTGTATCCAAATCAAGATCTCATCATCATTGACTTCGGAACAGCCACAACATTCTGTGCCGTCTCCTCAAGTCGACAATACCTCGGCGGAGTCATCCTTGCTGGTCTGAGAATTTCTATGGAAGCAATGGAGAGCCGAACCTCGAAATTGCCATCCGTTGAGATCCTTCGTCCCGGTGACGCTCTTGGACGTTCAACAGTAGAAAGCATTCAGTCGGGGCTTTATTTTGGAACCTTGGGTGCAGTACGGGAGATAGTTCATCGGCTTCAAAGAGAGGCCTTTTCTGGGGGCAAGGCGCAAGTCATCGGAACTGGTGGGCTCTCCAGTCTCTTCGAAAATGAAGATATTTTCGACTTAACAGTTCCCGACCTTGTGCTCGTGGGACTTCGGTTTGCGATAGATATGAACACCTAA
- a CDS encoding aspartate 1-decarboxylase → MTLTMLKSKIHRATVTDANLSYEGSVSIDPRLCELAHLHQFEKVDIYNCNNGARFSTYVIYGGPGEICLNGAAARHVHKGDLVIIACYLNLSPLEAPTHKPKLVFVDQKNCPVEKLAPEI, encoded by the coding sequence ATGACATTGACCATGCTTAAATCTAAGATTCATCGGGCTACCGTGACTGATGCGAACCTTTCGTACGAGGGCTCCGTCTCCATCGACCCTCGCCTATGCGAACTGGCGCATCTCCACCAATTTGAAAAGGTGGATATTTATAACTGCAACAATGGCGCTCGCTTTTCAACCTACGTTATTTACGGAGGACCAGGTGAAATTTGTCTCAATGGCGCTGCCGCGAGACACGTTCACAAGGGCGACTTAGTTATTATCGCTTGTTATCTCAATCTGAGTCCTCTTGAAGCCCCAACTCACAAACCCAAGCTTGTATTTGTCGACCAAAAAAATTGCCCTGTAGAAAAACTCGCACCGGAGATATAG